In Falco biarmicus isolate bFalBia1 chromosome 5, bFalBia1.pri, whole genome shotgun sequence, a single genomic region encodes these proteins:
- the LOC130149609 gene encoding coiled-coil domain-containing protein 81-like isoform X1: protein MDMKASDAHAVVIPATSMLFNDLGEGCSDSLRSQEQTAIWDAVASYIQQQLLLHKGVRIPTLGSFDVVPAQKQVGTEIVTIQRPVFRLSRTLRDIHNLMDNEDDLSGRTTTAWCG, encoded by the exons ATGGACATGAAAGCAAGTGACGCACACGCAGTGGTGATCCCAGCCACCAGCATGCTGTTTAATGACCTGGGAGAAGGCTGCAGTGACTCTCTCAGAAGTCaag agcaaacAGCCATCTGGGACGCAGTGGCCAGCTACATCCAACAACAGCTCTTGCTACACAAG gggGTACGAATTCCCACCCTCGGCTCCTTTGACGTGGTCCCCGCACAGAAGCAGGTTGGGACAGAGATTGTCACTATCCAGAGGCCTGTGTTTCGCCTGTCCAGGACCCTCAGAGACATCCACAACCTCATGGACAACGAGGATGACCTGTCTGGTAGGACAACAACTGCATGGTGTGGGTGA
- the LOC130149609 gene encoding coiled-coil domain-containing protein 81-like isoform X2 yields the protein MDFWDGMKPIFVMPSITLREQTAIWDAVASYIQQQLLLHKGVRIPTLGSFDVVPAQKQVGTEIVTIQRPVFRLSRTLRDIHNLMDNEDDLSGRTTTAWCG from the exons ATGGACTTCTGGGATGGGATGAAGCCCATCTTCGTGATGCCCAGCATCACCCTCAGAG agcaaacAGCCATCTGGGACGCAGTGGCCAGCTACATCCAACAACAGCTCTTGCTACACAAG gggGTACGAATTCCCACCCTCGGCTCCTTTGACGTGGTCCCCGCACAGAAGCAGGTTGGGACAGAGATTGTCACTATCCAGAGGCCTGTGTTTCGCCTGTCCAGGACCCTCAGAGACATCCACAACCTCATGGACAACGAGGATGACCTGTCTGGTAGGACAACAACTGCATGGTGTGGGTGA